A single genomic interval of Aureliella helgolandensis harbors:
- a CDS encoding 4'-phosphopantetheinyl transferase family protein has product MPRLGGAYVVTLPLHVSDATYSELESSLSAEERSRASCFLSDEVRRRFVVCRGRLRQTLGTLLGIAPHAVQFHYEQWGKPKLAGVQAAKSGEPLHFNVTHSGDWAAIAIAATPIGVDLEMLKPSFRHRSVAGQVLCKQELAAWEAVAARERDHEMLRLWVCKEALLKALGLGIAEGLQQIEFPLPIPTAASFHPQNIDSALQLHLDDDGTCRMTAWTDRASWRLQLLDLIPGGVAAIATWRSVTQFSCHSY; this is encoded by the coding sequence ATGCCACGATTGGGTGGAGCCTACGTCGTGACTCTGCCGCTTCACGTGAGCGATGCGACCTATTCAGAACTTGAGAGCAGTTTATCGGCCGAGGAACGATCGCGAGCGAGTTGTTTTTTATCCGATGAAGTTCGCCGGCGGTTTGTCGTCTGTCGTGGTCGGCTACGGCAAACGCTAGGAACGTTGCTTGGAATTGCCCCGCATGCCGTCCAATTCCACTACGAGCAGTGGGGAAAGCCCAAGTTGGCTGGCGTGCAAGCGGCAAAGAGCGGAGAGCCCCTCCATTTTAACGTGACGCACTCCGGGGATTGGGCGGCAATTGCGATCGCTGCCACTCCGATTGGCGTCGATCTTGAAATGCTAAAACCTTCCTTCCGCCATCGCTCTGTGGCGGGACAAGTCCTCTGCAAGCAAGAGCTGGCTGCGTGGGAAGCCGTAGCGGCGCGAGAGCGTGACCACGAAATGCTGCGGCTGTGGGTCTGCAAGGAAGCACTATTGAAGGCGCTCGGACTGGGCATCGCCGAAGGCTTGCAACAGATCGAATTCCCATTGCCAATCCCCACTGCAGCAAGCTTCCATCCTCAAAACATTGATTCAGCGTTACAATTGCATCTCGATGATGATGGGACCTGCCGCATGACTGCGTGGACCGACCGAGCGTCATGGCGCTTGCAGCTCTTGGATCTCATCCCGGGCGGAGTGGCCGCAATAGCCACCTGGCGCAGCGTGACACAGTTCAGCTGCCACTCGTATTAA
- a CDS encoding efflux RND transporter permease subunit: MSERIAKLLVQFHLPILLLALIFALLSWPISRQLQLDWKVDGMFPPGHPLVTSYYQLQERFGGNQVALAVYRDPELWDKSGAGLERLAAISDRVSSVPGVSAVLSLAELHEILETLRGPLQLLNIGGPRLPPLLDPDDELAQAFAEVFAGYTHQPNSEYVAIACLLAPPDTLEESSTQGWSSRSAPHAPAAVDSKAGMQHQQTIESLRAVMLDLPSPASEGLVTGEPVLVHDGFQMVQRDGWRLGVISSLLLLVVLLVCFRSLRWTLIPIVVVHWSLLSTQAILVLLGLNLTMVSSTLTAIVTVIGVATSVHLLLKFQQSRRSGATRPEALTATYATLLAPVAWACITDAVGFASLMTADVGPVRDFGLMMAIGSLMVLVAIVLVVPGLALLGRWDTDPHTPKLDLWVRLMLRRILEWILPHRRVGIGILLAITAFGLFGSLRMRVETDFTKNFQASSPIVQGYEVIERELGGAGVWDLMLPAPRGISNEYIAQIDALEQELRALRVDRQEESLALTKVLSIADADLASLSGALLKNLPISARLEGMRRAMPEFTGALLSPLPDASGHRWLRIMLRSRERASAAAKDELIHAVSRKVRDFTHRPAWLELFDAPPPESVVAGYHVMLGALVSSLLQDQWTCFLYATLGIFAVMTLATRSLGLALAAMVPNALPALLVLGTMGWLGMPVNMGAAMIAAVSLGLSVDSSIHYLLHYRRRLRAGDRPLKALRSAQENVGLAAVLATLALIAGFVSLTTSEFVPTVVFGTLASLTMLGGLLGNLVVLPILISPRS; the protein is encoded by the coding sequence GTGAGCGAACGGATTGCAAAGCTACTAGTCCAGTTTCATCTTCCCATTTTGCTCCTGGCGCTGATCTTTGCGTTGCTGAGTTGGCCCATTTCGCGCCAGTTGCAGTTGGATTGGAAGGTGGACGGCATGTTCCCACCAGGACATCCACTGGTAACCTCCTATTATCAATTGCAAGAACGCTTTGGCGGGAACCAAGTTGCGTTGGCGGTCTACCGCGATCCAGAGTTGTGGGACAAGTCGGGGGCTGGGCTCGAGCGTTTGGCGGCGATTAGCGACCGGGTCTCCAGCGTTCCCGGGGTTTCGGCAGTCCTGAGCCTAGCTGAGCTCCACGAAATTCTTGAGACCTTGCGAGGTCCGCTCCAGTTGTTGAATATCGGTGGGCCGCGTCTACCGCCATTGTTGGATCCAGACGACGAATTGGCGCAAGCGTTTGCCGAAGTTTTCGCTGGCTATACGCATCAGCCCAATAGCGAATATGTGGCCATTGCCTGTTTGCTCGCCCCGCCAGACACCCTGGAAGAAAGCTCCACGCAAGGCTGGAGTTCCCGCTCGGCACCCCATGCACCCGCGGCCGTCGATAGCAAAGCCGGCATGCAGCATCAGCAAACCATCGAGTCCTTGCGGGCTGTCATGCTCGATCTCCCCTCGCCCGCCTCCGAGGGTTTAGTGACGGGGGAACCGGTGCTCGTGCATGACGGTTTTCAAATGGTGCAACGCGATGGCTGGCGACTCGGCGTAATCAGTTCGTTGCTGTTGCTGGTGGTGCTGTTGGTCTGCTTTCGTTCGCTGCGTTGGACTTTGATTCCCATCGTGGTCGTGCACTGGTCGTTGCTGAGCACTCAGGCCATTCTGGTGTTGCTTGGTCTCAACCTAACGATGGTCAGCAGCACCTTAACGGCAATCGTCACGGTCATCGGCGTGGCCACCTCGGTGCATCTCCTCTTAAAATTCCAGCAGTCCCGCCGCTCTGGGGCAACTCGCCCAGAAGCCTTGACGGCTACCTACGCAACGTTGCTCGCCCCCGTCGCGTGGGCTTGCATCACCGACGCAGTTGGTTTTGCATCGCTCATGACCGCCGATGTGGGCCCAGTGCGAGACTTTGGGTTGATGATGGCTATCGGCTCCCTCATGGTATTGGTTGCCATTGTGCTCGTCGTACCAGGCTTGGCTTTGCTGGGACGCTGGGATACCGATCCGCATACGCCCAAGCTGGATCTGTGGGTGCGCCTAATGTTGCGCAGAATCCTAGAGTGGATCTTGCCACATCGCCGAGTGGGAATCGGGATATTATTGGCCATCACAGCCTTCGGACTGTTCGGCAGTTTACGCATGCGAGTGGAAACCGATTTTACAAAGAATTTTCAAGCGAGTAGTCCCATCGTGCAGGGATACGAAGTGATTGAGCGAGAACTCGGGGGAGCTGGCGTGTGGGATTTAATGCTCCCCGCACCTCGCGGTATCTCGAATGAATACATTGCACAGATTGATGCACTTGAACAGGAGTTGCGAGCGTTGCGTGTGGATCGCCAGGAGGAATCGCTGGCGCTGACCAAGGTGCTGAGTATCGCCGATGCTGACCTCGCCAGTCTTTCGGGCGCGCTGCTCAAAAATCTACCGATCAGCGCTCGACTCGAAGGCATGCGGCGAGCCATGCCGGAATTTACCGGCGCGTTACTCTCACCACTCCCAGATGCGAGCGGCCATCGTTGGCTAAGGATCATGCTGCGCAGCCGCGAGCGTGCATCGGCCGCGGCTAAAGATGAACTGATTCACGCGGTTTCGAGGAAAGTCAGGGATTTCACCCATCGCCCCGCTTGGTTGGAATTGTTCGATGCACCTCCGCCGGAGTCCGTCGTGGCTGGCTATCATGTGATGTTGGGCGCACTCGTCTCCAGCCTCTTGCAAGACCAATGGACTTGCTTTCTGTATGCCACCCTAGGCATCTTCGCGGTGATGACTCTGGCAACTCGCTCCCTGGGGCTCGCCCTGGCGGCCATGGTTCCCAACGCGTTGCCAGCTCTGCTCGTGCTGGGGACAATGGGATGGTTGGGGATGCCCGTGAACATGGGAGCTGCGATGATTGCGGCGGTATCATTAGGATTGTCGGTAGATAGTTCAATCCACTATTTGCTCCACTACCGTCGCCGGCTGCGCGCAGGCGACAGACCGCTGAAAGCACTCCGTTCGGCCCAAGAGAACGTCGGCTTGGCGGCCGTCTTAGCAACTTTGGCGTTGATTGCCGGGTTCGTCAGCCTGACGACCAGTGAGTTTGTCCCCACGGTCGTTTTCGGGACCCTGGCTAGCTTGACCATGCTAGGCGGGTTACTTGGTAACTTGGTAGTCCTGCCAATCTTGATATCCCCTAGATCTTAG
- a CDS encoding P-II family nitrogen regulator has protein sequence MKQVIAVVRPYLAERVLENLRMAPLEALMVREVKGYGRQKNYLQNYNDSEYGQAFLPKVEITMWVEDFRVEEVIQRVNDVARSGRMGDGKILVLPLTGFADASSPLREFEA, from the coding sequence ATGAAACAAGTAATTGCCGTCGTCCGCCCCTATCTGGCTGAACGCGTTCTTGAGAATTTGCGCATGGCTCCGCTGGAGGCATTGATGGTCCGTGAAGTCAAAGGTTATGGGCGGCAAAAGAACTATTTGCAGAACTACAATGACAGCGAGTACGGCCAAGCCTTCCTCCCCAAAGTTGAGATCACCATGTGGGTGGAGGACTTTCGCGTGGAAGAAGTGATCCAACGGGTCAACGACGTGGCCCGCAGCGGACGGATGGGAGACGGGAAAATCTTGGTACTGCCGCTCACTGGCTTTGCCGATGCGAGCAGCCCCCTGCGCGAATTCGAAGCGTAA
- a CDS encoding efflux RND transporter periplasmic adaptor subunit: protein MDGTTSNLPPSGFQPDHNFAATAFPPVDGWPVENSAVASLDTPLLRQTKSEIRTLAAEIAQLAHSPVSLDEFFAGFLPRLCAAMGAKAAAAWRCPNSDNLHLPDVASTVPQPQLSNSAGSFVCIAEHAIPASLRDGTVPTAGHRRILECVVAEGQPVLVPPGNVSLEADRPNNPINDALIIVPVRIEESVAYLLEVVQRPAGGPTAQRGYLRFVAQMADLMSDYLRRQQLREYANERSLVHRVESLLVEVAGASSAQQRQQRTVDAVLELVDGEQAFLLFESGRPRVRAVSGIAAFDPRSQSILAAEELVGCLLKPPADPPTKTGKSPSPESCPPMQTLTASDRRQPAKPISGSEPHQRLIDAFCQSTGCQSAIFTTIDAQAGWSALVTLSSHGATEDVTDEAREARCQQVLQSLGAILAGTTRPAWGATICRKLLGIGNAQVQSRRQVAERWLMRAACVGLLFAVGLFPVSQNVTATATLHPADKQAYYAPLAGIVTEVLVSEGEEVTAGQILLRLTNRDLESQLDELQGERLVTRERIAEKNHQLSLGRDLTAQQSDQLEGELQQLRISEGSLSQQLEIVREQIHSLVVTAAADGKIASWDVRNRLLNRPIRAGDLLLTSFAPESPWALRIAIPDHRVGLVTDAMEASAEGVRVEFSLSSHPDQLCEGLVHRLAAQAVVDRENAPSGTPPQHVIYTDAVVSSAVLPLKKDGAIARASIHCGQVPAAWLVFRDAYLATRSSLQMLW, encoded by the coding sequence ATGGATGGAACAACGAGCAATCTCCCGCCTTCCGGATTCCAACCGGATCACAACTTTGCAGCAACTGCCTTCCCACCCGTAGATGGTTGGCCTGTCGAGAATTCAGCAGTCGCTTCGCTCGACACTCCCCTGCTGCGGCAAACGAAGTCCGAGATTAGAACGCTGGCTGCGGAAATTGCACAACTTGCGCATTCCCCCGTAAGTTTGGATGAGTTCTTTGCAGGCTTCCTACCAAGGCTATGCGCCGCTATGGGGGCTAAGGCAGCCGCTGCCTGGCGCTGTCCCAACTCCGACAATCTCCATCTGCCTGATGTGGCCTCGACGGTACCTCAGCCTCAGCTTTCAAATTCGGCCGGATCGTTCGTTTGTATCGCCGAGCACGCTATCCCTGCCTCCCTCCGGGATGGCACAGTCCCTACAGCCGGCCATCGGCGAATTTTGGAATGTGTGGTCGCAGAAGGCCAACCCGTTCTGGTGCCGCCGGGTAACGTTTCACTGGAAGCCGATCGGCCGAACAATCCGATCAACGATGCTTTGATTATCGTGCCGGTTCGCATTGAGGAGTCGGTCGCGTATTTGCTGGAAGTCGTACAACGTCCTGCAGGCGGGCCGACAGCCCAGCGTGGGTACCTGCGTTTCGTTGCTCAAATGGCCGACCTGATGTCGGATTATTTGCGCCGTCAACAATTGCGTGAGTACGCCAACGAACGCTCTCTGGTGCACCGCGTTGAGTCCTTGTTGGTTGAAGTCGCTGGAGCATCCTCTGCACAGCAGCGACAACAACGAACCGTCGATGCCGTTTTAGAATTGGTCGACGGCGAGCAAGCGTTTCTGCTCTTCGAATCGGGGCGTCCGCGAGTCCGAGCCGTGAGCGGTATCGCAGCCTTTGACCCTCGCAGCCAATCGATACTTGCCGCTGAAGAGTTGGTAGGATGCCTCCTCAAACCGCCAGCCGATCCCCCAACTAAGACTGGCAAGTCACCCAGCCCTGAGTCCTGCCCTCCAATGCAGACACTTACTGCTTCGGACCGGCGGCAACCAGCCAAGCCGATTTCTGGCTCCGAACCGCACCAACGTCTGATCGATGCGTTCTGCCAATCGACAGGCTGTCAGTCGGCGATCTTCACCACGATCGATGCGCAGGCTGGTTGGTCCGCGCTCGTCACCCTATCTAGTCATGGGGCTACCGAAGACGTTACTGATGAGGCCCGTGAAGCAAGGTGCCAACAGGTACTGCAATCGCTCGGCGCAATCCTGGCAGGTACTACTCGTCCAGCTTGGGGGGCCACCATCTGTCGGAAGCTATTGGGCATCGGAAACGCTCAGGTTCAAAGTCGTCGGCAGGTTGCCGAACGTTGGCTAATGCGGGCCGCGTGCGTGGGGTTGCTATTCGCCGTGGGGCTCTTCCCCGTATCGCAAAATGTAACCGCCACCGCGACACTCCACCCCGCGGACAAACAGGCTTACTACGCTCCGCTCGCGGGGATCGTTACCGAAGTGCTAGTGAGCGAAGGGGAGGAGGTGACTGCTGGGCAGATACTCTTGCGGTTGACCAACCGGGATCTTGAAAGCCAGCTTGATGAGCTGCAAGGAGAGAGGCTCGTCACACGGGAGCGGATTGCCGAGAAGAACCATCAATTGAGTCTGGGGAGGGATCTCACGGCTCAGCAGAGCGACCAATTGGAAGGGGAGTTGCAGCAGTTGCGGATCTCCGAAGGCTCGCTCTCACAGCAACTGGAAATCGTTCGCGAGCAGATCCATAGCTTGGTCGTTACCGCAGCAGCCGATGGGAAAATTGCGTCCTGGGATGTCCGCAATCGATTACTAAACCGTCCTATTCGAGCCGGAGATCTGCTGTTGACCTCCTTCGCTCCCGAGTCACCTTGGGCCCTCCGCATCGCCATTCCCGACCATCGAGTGGGGCTTGTCACGGATGCCATGGAAGCATCCGCAGAAGGGGTGCGGGTGGAGTTTTCTCTGAGTAGCCATCCAGATCAACTCTGCGAGGGACTGGTCCATCGACTGGCCGCTCAGGCAGTCGTCGACAGGGAAAACGCGCCAAGTGGAACTCCACCGCAACACGTGATTTATACCGATGCCGTTGTCTCTTCGGCAGTTCTGCCTCTCAAGAAAGATGGCGCTATCGCCCGCGCCAGCATTCACTGCGGTCAAGTTCCGGCTGCTTGGCTTGTCTTTCGCGATGCCTATTTAGCAACTCGCTCAAGCCTCCAGATGCTGTGGTAA
- a CDS encoding efflux RND transporter periplasmic adaptor subunit: MKHENLVPPQRVLVVSLTLWSVCLLAGDGLPHAVAQERRPGAEVTPEFEFSTTSTPANALPGDVASARSLADAAVGPSTGSWLRFKQCPVLVEQAVDIPALESGVVESLPIKLNQSVTSGAVVAQLDSELAQLELRLAKLQHAAAMNLAQDNSDVDFHLVALQETQEELSSYEKISTSVSDSEIRRKTMEVGKARLALLRTQQALSRAGLESEMKSAGVEAAQKRLERRRVESPIDGVVAAIHMHAGQWVQAGQPIVRVENMSQLIADALVPIGDVDLSTIVGSEVRACMTTPEGELQFKGRVTSFDHKVSGQGLVRIHSRIENVQKAGQWQVLPGMTIDLLVAQP, translated from the coding sequence ATGAAACATGAGAATCTGGTCCCACCACAACGCGTACTCGTGGTCTCCCTCACACTCTGGAGCGTTTGTCTCCTCGCAGGGGATGGTTTGCCACATGCAGTGGCCCAGGAACGCCGGCCCGGTGCAGAGGTCACGCCCGAATTCGAGTTCTCAACGACGAGCACTCCTGCCAACGCACTTCCAGGAGACGTAGCTAGCGCCCGATCCCTAGCGGACGCTGCAGTAGGGCCGTCGACCGGTAGCTGGCTTCGCTTCAAGCAATGTCCCGTGCTGGTGGAACAGGCTGTCGACATTCCGGCGCTCGAGAGTGGAGTCGTCGAATCGCTCCCCATCAAATTGAATCAGAGTGTTACAAGCGGAGCGGTTGTGGCGCAGCTCGACAGCGAATTGGCGCAGCTGGAATTGCGTCTGGCCAAATTGCAACACGCTGCAGCCATGAATTTGGCACAGGATAATTCTGACGTCGACTTCCACCTGGTGGCATTGCAAGAAACACAAGAGGAATTGTCGAGCTACGAAAAGATTAGCACCAGCGTGAGTGACTCGGAGATTCGACGCAAGACGATGGAAGTTGGCAAAGCGCGCTTGGCACTCCTCCGGACGCAACAGGCTTTGTCAAGAGCCGGCTTGGAATCTGAAATGAAAAGCGCGGGGGTGGAAGCGGCTCAAAAACGTCTCGAACGTCGACGCGTTGAGTCGCCCATTGACGGAGTCGTGGCTGCTATTCATATGCATGCAGGACAATGGGTGCAAGCTGGGCAGCCTATCGTGCGCGTCGAAAATATGAGTCAATTGATTGCAGATGCCCTCGTTCCAATCGGTGACGTGGACCTTTCCACTATCGTGGGATCTGAAGTCCGTGCGTGCATGACAACCCCCGAGGGAGAGCTGCAGTTCAAGGGACGCGTAACCTCCTTTGATCATAAGGTCAGCGGGCAAGGGCTGGTGAGAATCCATTCCCGCATTGAGAACGTTCAAAAAGCAGGGCAATGGCAAGTTCTGCCCGGCATGACGATTGATCTGTTGGTAGCCCAACCATGA
- a CDS encoding DUF1592 domain-containing protein — MPSACRFMLPLALAVYPILGELAAVWAAAPIPTVEFLQEHCYDCHAGEGAEAGLDLQQLPPDLTAADATSRWTRIYDRVRSGEMPPADYGSVEQDQAELFLISTEQWIATTLHEQHRAAGRVPARRLTNHQLELTLQDLLGIDIPLQSHMPEPARTGHFSTLAEYQSMSHYDLEQHLAIVDLALDEAFRRALSLDDYWMRELTAQQISRTRARTREPEYIDGAAVVWSSGLAFYGRVPATTAKVDGWYRFRFEVSSLNKPNEHGVWCTVRSGACVSSSPLMSWVASFEAEETPREVTVEAWLPAGHMLEIRPGDRTLKLAKFAGGQAANGEGGKQNVPGIKLGGMVVERIHRHADDPQVRKALFGDLVVKPGKPGKPGKTNSAGVVRLPTSDHAEVLQIASPLLFEFAQRAFRRAVNAEDLLLYEQIFETTYAKSDFVAALRASYRAILCSARFLYLQELPGRLDDYAIANRLSYFLWSSMPDSTLMELAAAGELQNPQILRQQVRRMLATPRGQDFIVNFAREWLELGDIGFTEPDPRMYKTFDPIVQDSMLRETHAFLQELLEQDLDVRSLVDSDFTFLDSRLARFYNIPDVQHDHLRRIELLPQYHRGGLMAQGAVLKVTANGTNTSPVLRGVWIANRLLGNTIPPPPASVPAIEPDIRGATTIREQLAQHRDHAECASCHRKIDPPGFALENFDPAGGWREFYPRQGRSKKGPKVDPSYVTAEGEPFDDFEAFRRIISRDPIPVARNLARQFLTYGSGAPVSFADRAAVEGIVQDASQHDYGMRSILEAVVCSEPFLTK, encoded by the coding sequence ATGCCATCTGCTTGCCGTTTCATGCTGCCCCTAGCGCTAGCTGTGTATCCCATTCTCGGCGAGCTGGCAGCGGTTTGGGCCGCGGCACCCATCCCAACCGTCGAGTTTCTCCAAGAGCACTGCTACGACTGCCATGCGGGCGAAGGTGCGGAGGCCGGATTGGATCTGCAGCAATTGCCACCAGACCTCACAGCGGCAGACGCGACCAGTCGCTGGACGCGGATATACGATCGTGTGCGATCGGGGGAAATGCCGCCTGCCGACTACGGATCCGTTGAACAGGATCAGGCTGAGTTGTTTCTCATATCCACTGAACAATGGATTGCAACTACGCTCCATGAGCAACATCGCGCGGCTGGTAGAGTGCCCGCCCGCCGGCTGACCAATCATCAGTTGGAATTAACGCTCCAGGATTTACTGGGCATCGACATCCCACTGCAATCGCACATGCCGGAGCCCGCGCGGACTGGTCATTTCAGTACGTTGGCCGAGTATCAGTCGATGTCGCACTATGACTTGGAGCAGCATCTTGCCATCGTGGATCTCGCCTTAGACGAGGCCTTCCGCCGCGCACTGTCTCTCGATGACTACTGGATGCGAGAGCTAACTGCGCAACAGATATCGCGAACCCGCGCGCGAACTCGAGAGCCTGAATACATCGACGGAGCGGCGGTTGTCTGGTCCTCGGGACTTGCATTTTACGGTCGAGTGCCAGCCACCACCGCCAAGGTTGACGGATGGTACCGCTTTCGTTTCGAGGTTTCCTCGTTAAACAAACCGAACGAGCATGGTGTCTGGTGCACGGTTCGGTCGGGTGCGTGTGTTTCCAGTTCCCCGCTGATGTCTTGGGTGGCCTCCTTCGAGGCGGAGGAAACTCCCAGGGAGGTCACGGTTGAGGCATGGTTGCCTGCTGGACACATGCTGGAGATTCGTCCGGGTGACCGCACATTGAAACTGGCAAAATTTGCGGGAGGGCAGGCGGCGAACGGAGAAGGGGGCAAGCAGAATGTCCCTGGAATCAAACTGGGCGGAATGGTGGTCGAACGCATTCACCGACACGCCGATGATCCGCAAGTCCGAAAGGCTCTGTTCGGAGATTTGGTCGTAAAGCCCGGCAAGCCCGGCAAGCCTGGAAAAACAAACTCCGCTGGAGTCGTCCGACTTCCTACTTCCGATCACGCGGAAGTTCTTCAAATTGCGAGTCCGCTCCTGTTCGAATTTGCCCAACGCGCCTTTCGCCGAGCGGTGAATGCTGAGGACCTGCTTCTGTACGAGCAGATCTTTGAAACCACGTACGCGAAGAGTGATTTCGTTGCAGCGCTACGCGCCAGCTATCGAGCCATCCTCTGCTCAGCTCGCTTTCTCTATCTGCAAGAGTTGCCCGGGCGACTCGACGATTACGCAATTGCAAATCGGTTGAGCTATTTTCTTTGGAGCTCCATGCCCGATTCGACGTTGATGGAATTAGCAGCCGCTGGCGAGCTCCAGAATCCGCAGATCCTCCGGCAGCAGGTCCGCCGCATGCTGGCAACACCTCGCGGGCAGGACTTCATCGTCAATTTCGCCAGAGAATGGCTTGAGCTAGGCGATATCGGTTTTACCGAGCCCGATCCACGCATGTACAAAACCTTTGATCCGATCGTCCAGGATTCAATGCTCCGAGAAACCCATGCGTTTCTCCAAGAGCTGTTGGAACAAGATCTTGATGTTCGCAGTCTGGTGGACAGCGATTTCACTTTCCTGGACAGCCGGCTAGCTCGCTTCTACAACATCCCGGATGTTCAACACGATCACCTTCGGCGGATTGAACTATTGCCGCAGTACCACCGTGGTGGGTTGATGGCCCAAGGAGCAGTGCTCAAGGTGACTGCCAACGGAACGAATACGTCACCGGTGCTGCGCGGCGTTTGGATTGCCAATCGCTTGCTCGGCAATACCATTCCACCGCCACCGGCGAGTGTACCGGCCATTGAGCCTGATATTCGTGGTGCCACCACAATCCGGGAGCAACTGGCGCAGCATCGCGATCACGCGGAGTGCGCCTCCTGCCACAGGAAGATCGATCCGCCTGGATTCGCCCTTGAGAACTTTGATCCAGCAGGCGGATGGCGAGAGTTTTACCCGCGCCAGGGACGCTCGAAAAAGGGGCCCAAAGTCGATCCGAGTTACGTGACTGCTGAGGGCGAGCCGTTTGACGATTTCGAAGCATTCAGACGGATCATATCGCGTGATCCGATTCCAGTAGCGAGAAATTTGGCGCGTCAATTCTTGACGTACGGTTCCGGTGCGCCTGTTTCCTTTGCCGATCGTGCCGCCGTCGAAGGCATCGTCCAAGACGCCAGTCAGCACGATTACGGCATGCGTTCAATTTTAGAAGCGGTCGTTTGTAGCGAACCCTTTTTGACCAAATAA
- a CDS encoding DUF1552 domain-containing protein, with translation MKPQPPTFVNRRLPRRTILRGAGVAVALPWLSAMERAVARPAAATPKRFVAMSLSLGLHEENLVPEQAGRDYSPSIYAREFQDIRDRVTIISGASHPGVTGGHRAEASILTAAPIGSSGSARNTISIDQYLAKQLGEATRFSSLVLSAGGSNSPSYTENGSMIPAESSPAKLFNQLFVDDSEAKRTQQAERVRQGRSIMDLVAEDARRLQRELGAIDRDRLDAYFTSVRDLEKRMAESERWALRPKPKIDERPPVDVSNPNDLVARQHTMQDVIRLALKTDSTRLITFHIGGAGGIVPVEGVDEGYHNLSHHGLDDEKIEQLTLVETALIAGWTDFLRDLAATDEADGSLLDNTQVLLTSNLGNASNHSNKNMPVLFAGGRHQHGKHLAFDRTNNYPLPNLFVSAIQEMGIEADRFASSTGTMTGL, from the coding sequence ATGAAGCCTCAGCCCCCAACGTTCGTGAACCGCCGATTGCCCCGCCGCACCATCCTGCGTGGTGCTGGCGTAGCGGTTGCCCTCCCTTGGCTGAGTGCCATGGAACGGGCGGTGGCTCGCCCGGCAGCAGCTACTCCCAAGCGATTTGTGGCCATGTCACTCAGCCTGGGGTTGCACGAGGAGAATTTGGTTCCCGAGCAAGCTGGCCGCGACTACAGTCCCAGTATTTATGCTCGAGAATTCCAAGACATTCGTGATCGAGTTACGATCATCTCCGGTGCTTCCCACCCTGGGGTGACTGGGGGACACCGCGCCGAGGCCAGTATCTTAACCGCTGCTCCAATTGGCAGCTCCGGAAGTGCCCGCAATACCATCTCCATCGACCAGTACCTCGCGAAGCAATTGGGCGAGGCAACGCGGTTCTCTTCGCTCGTACTCAGCGCGGGCGGCAGCAATAGTCCATCCTACACCGAGAATGGATCAATGATCCCCGCCGAGTCGTCACCCGCTAAGCTGTTCAACCAACTCTTTGTGGACGATTCCGAAGCGAAGCGAACGCAACAAGCCGAGCGGGTGCGACAGGGACGCAGCATCATGGACTTGGTGGCAGAGGACGCCCGCCGGCTCCAACGCGAATTGGGAGCGATAGATCGCGATCGCCTCGACGCCTACTTTACGAGCGTTCGCGATTTAGAAAAACGCATGGCGGAATCCGAGCGTTGGGCTCTTCGCCCCAAGCCGAAAATCGACGAGCGTCCTCCAGTGGATGTTTCCAATCCGAACGATCTCGTCGCCCGGCAGCATACGATGCAGGATGTGATTCGACTTGCCCTCAAGACCGATTCCACTCGGTTGATCACGTTCCATATTGGTGGTGCGGGTGGCATCGTTCCCGTTGAAGGAGTTGACGAGGGGTATCACAATTTGAGTCACCACGGACTCGATGACGAAAAAATTGAGCAGCTGACGCTGGTCGAAACGGCTCTCATTGCCGGCTGGACCGACTTCCTGCGAGACCTAGCGGCAACGGATGAAGCGGACGGTAGTCTACTGGACAATACCCAGGTTCTACTTACGAGCAATTTGGGGAATGCATCCAATCACAGCAACAAGAACATGCCCGTTTTGTTTGCTGGAGGAAGGCATCAACACGGTAAGCACTTGGCCTTCGATCGCACCAATAATTATCCGCTGCCTAACCTATTCGTCTCTGCCATCCAGGAAATGGGGATCGAGGCGGATCGTTTTGCATCCAGCACGGGTACCATGACCGGCCTCTAA